The stretch of DNA GTGCCCCGACATGAAGAGGACCTTTACCTCGGGATGAATGGACCGGAGCTCTTCGGCGAGCTTGCTGCCGCTCATGAACGGCATCAGGACATCTGTCAGGAGCAGATGGATGGGCTCGGAGCGCGTCCGTGCGAACCGGAGGGCCTCGCAAGGATCGCCCGTGCTCATAACCTTGTATCCCGCCACCCCCAGGAGGTCTGCTGCCAAGGCCAGCACCTCCGGGTCGTCGTCTACCACCAGGATAGTTTCCCTCGGCGCCGCTGCGGGAGTCGCCATGGTGTTCCTTTCAGGGCGAATGCGTCTCGCCTGCCCAGGATGAATTCTCGCCGCTATGGTAGACAGGCCTACCTCGTTCTCCGAAGTTTTTATGTCACAGGCCGCCCACTCACGACTCGACAGGTGGGCCTCTGAGGGCCCGTCACGGGTGTCCCGAGGTCAAAACTTCCCAGCAAAGAGGCTGCCGGTGGGTAGGTTGATCGGGTCTCTTGGGATAGGATCGCCACTCGTGGAGCCTTCGGGAAGCGTCCACGCTCCTGGCCTCGCCTGTTGGGTATATGAAACCGGATACCCGGCGCTTTGACAGGGCCTCGCGGGAGAGGCTTCCTCGCCCTCCGGGCTTCGGGTGTAGCGAAGTGTAGCAGCCGGTAGGTGGGTCTATGTTGTGCCGGATACCCCATCCCTTCCGTTGTGGCCACTTGCCCGATAGCCGGTATCGTTCCGCGTGTTCGATGCCACACCCCCAGGCTCGTGGCGCTGGCCTCGCGTCACACGTTGCGCATGCGCTCGGGCGTGCCTCGCGTTAGAAGGTGCGCGTAGCGTGGGGTGCCCGGCCCGACCGGTGGGAGAGGGTGAGGGAGAGAGCGGGCCATGGGTAGCGGGGGGATTGCGGAGCGCTGGCTATAAGCGCGACCGTCTCAAATTATTTTTCAGGAAAATCAAGCCGCCGCCACTACAGGCACGACGGCCCGGTCTTTCCTACTTCTCTTCGAGTGAAGCGGGCTGGCTCAGTTGCTACACATCGCTTTATTGGATGACCTCATCCGCCCGCCCCAGCACCGACTGCGGGATCGTCAGGCCGAGCGCCTTGGCCGTCTTGCGGTTGATGACAAGCTCGAACTTTGTGGGCTGCTCCACGGGCAGGTCCGCTGGCTTGGCGCCCTTGAGGATCTTGTCGACGTAGACGGCCGCGCGTCGGAAAATGTCGTCGAGGTTCGGGCCGTAGGACATCAGGCCGCCGGAATCCACGAAGTCTCGGTGCTCGTACATAGCGGGTAGCCGGTGCTTAGCTGCGAGCGAGACAATGTCCCGCTTGTGGGCCGCGAACACTGGGGACGAAACAGGGATGAGTCCTCCGACTCGCTCGCGGACCGCCTGAGTGAAGGCGGCGTCGATGCCGGCGGCATCCCGGGCTCCCAGGCGAACGAGCTTGAGACCGAGCGACGACGCGACGGTGTTCATTCGCTCGAACTGAGTGCTGCGCCCTGGGGTGTCCACGAGGACGCCCACGCGCGCCAGGTTCGGGACGGTGGTTTTCAGGAGTTCTAGCCATTTCACGCTGAGATCGGCAGAGAGAAGTTCAAGGCCCGTAACGTTGCCGCCCGGATGCGCGAGGCTACGGACCAACCCCACGCCGACGTGATTCGAGGTGATCGACACAATAGGTACTGTGGTGGTGGTTTCCTTTGCGGCTAGCGCGGGTGCAGAGCCCGAAGTGACGAACACATCGACCCGGTGTGCGATCAGTTCCCGCACCAGCCCGGGCAAACGATCGGGTTGACCCTCAGCGTACCGCTCGTCAATTACCACGCTCTGACCCTCTACATAACGGAGATCCCGGAGCCCCGCTCGGAAAGAGCTGATAAACGGATGCGGTGCCATCGACAGCCAGCCAATGCGAAGCGGCCGCGTTTGCTGTGCCTCGATCACAAGCGGCGCGGCGAGAAGGCCGCCAACTACCGAGCCGAGAAACGCCCGCCGATGCATTACTGGATAACCTCATCCGCCCGCGCCAGCAGCGACTGGGGAATCGTCAGGCCGAGGGCCTTGGCGGTCTTGACGTTGATGACCAGCTCGAATTTGGTGGGTTG from Candidatus Methylomirabilota bacterium encodes:
- a CDS encoding response regulator — translated: MATPAAAPRETILVVDDDPEVLALAADLLGVAGYKVMSTGDPCEALRFARTRSEPIHLLLTDVLMPFMSGSKLAEELRSIHPEVKVLFMSGH
- a CDS encoding ABC transporter substrate-binding protein codes for the protein MHRRAFLGSVVGGLLAAPLVIEAQQTRPLRIGWLSMAPHPFISSFRAGLRDLRYVEGQSVVIDERYAEGQPDRLPGLVRELIAHRVDVFVTSGSAPALAAKETTTTVPIVSITSNHVGVGLVRSLAHPGGNVTGLELLSADLSVKWLELLKTTVPNLARVGVLVDTPGRSTQFERMNTVASSLGLKLVRLGARDAAGIDAAFTQAVRERVGGLIPVSSPVFAAHKRDIVSLAAKHRLPAMYEHRDFVDSGGLMSYGPNLDDIFRRAAVYVDKILKGAKPADLPVEQPTKFELVINRKTAKALGLTIPQSVLGRADEVIQ